In one window of Larimichthys crocea isolate SSNF unplaced genomic scaffold, L_crocea_2.0 scaffold100, whole genome shotgun sequence DNA:
- the LOC104937277 gene encoding acidic leucine-rich nuclear phosphoprotein 32 family member E isoform X3 has product MDMKKRVSLELRNRNPAEVLELVVDNCRSSDGDVEGVTEEYKHLEILSMVNVGLTSLCKLPPLPKLRKLEVSDNGVVGGLDSLAEKCPNLTYLNLSGNKIKELSTIQVLQNLKNLKSLDLYSCEVSTLEDYRESVFELLPQLSYLDGYDQEDNEVPDSEGDNDDDDEAGPPGDDDDEEDEDEEDDDEGSEEDEVGLSYLMKEGIQDEEDDGDYVEEEEEDEEEEEDGDDAAGVRGEKRKRDAEDEGDDDDDDE; this is encoded by the exons ATGGACATGAAGAAGAGGGTCAGCCTGGAGCTGAGGAACCGGAACCCGGCCGAG GTGCTGGAGCTGGTGGTGGATAACTGTCGCTCCTCTGATGGAGACGTTGAAGGAGTGACGGAGGAGTACAAACACCTGGAGATCCTCAGCATGGTGAACGTCGGACTCACGTCGCTCTGCAAGCTGCCGCCACTGCCCAAACTACGCAag ctggAGGTCAGTGATAACGGCGTCGTTGGCGGTCTGGACTCGTTGGCGGAGAAATGTCCGAACCTGACGTACCTGAACCTGAGCGGGAACAAGATCAAAGAGCTCAGCACCATCCAGGTCCTG cagaacCTGAAGAACCTGAAGAGTCTGGACCTGTACAGCTGTGAGGTTTCGACTCTGGAGGACTACAGGGAGAGCGTGTTCGAGCTGCTGCCTCAGCTCAGCTACCTGGACGGGTACGACCAGGAGGACAACGAGGTGCCGGACTCCGAGGGCGACAACG ACGATGACGATGAGGCCGGTCCACCTGGAGACGacgatgatgaggaggatgaagatgaggaggatgatgatgaaggctCTGAGGAGGACGAGGTGGGCCTGTCGTACCTCATGAAGGAGGGCATCCAG GATGAAGAGGACGATGGAGACtacgtggaggaggaggaggaggacgaagaggaggaggaggacggag ATGATGCTGCAGGTGTGCGAGGcgagaagaggaaaagagacgCCGAGGACGAAggtgacgacgacgacgacgacgaatAA
- the LOC104937277 gene encoding mothers against decapentaplegic homolog 4 isoform X2, whose amino-acid sequence MSVLAPPPSSSADACLSIVHSLMCHRQGAENEGFAKRAIESLVKKLKEKKDELDSLITAVTTNGVHPSKCVTIQRTLDGRLQVAGRKGFPHVIYARLWRWPDLHKNELKHVKFCQFAFDLKYDSVCVNPYHYERVASPATGPQVLVKEEFMQDCLQIDLPPHADPYSQPRPVSMYPSMPLSPLGSSSMTRGAGAAVPGGGGEGPGLLQIAPPSNHGGHASPPHPNPSHTPQPPHPSTPTSPQSPEYSSPPNTATWSGNSSAPYSPAGPHQSGRSHQQLPVHHHHHAPNTHFWSQHHSTAPYPQPVSNHPGPEFWCSISYFELDVQVGEMFKVQSSCPLVTVDGYVDPSGGDRFCLGQLSNVHRTAASHRARLHIGRGVQLECRGEGDIWMRCLSDHSVFVQSFYLDREAGRAPGDGVHKIYPGAHIKVFDLRQCHRQMQQQAVAAQAAVVTQAAAVAGAIPGPNSVGGIAPAISVCSAAGLGVDDLRRLCIVRLSFVKGWGCDYPRQSIKDTPCWLEVHLHRALQLLDQVLELVVDNCRSSDGDVEGVTEEYKHLEILSMVNVGLTSLCKLPPLPKLRKLEVSDNGVVGGLDSLAEKCPNLTYLNLSGNKIKELSTIQVLNLKNLKSLDLYSCEVSTLEDYRESVFELLPQLSYLDGYDQEDNEVPDSEGDNDDDDEAGPPGDDDDEEDEDEEDDDEGSEEDEVGLSYLMKEGIQDEEDDGDYVEEEEEDEEEEEDGDDAAGVRGEKRKRDAEDEGDDDDDDE is encoded by the exons ATGTCTGTGCTGGCCCCACCCCCCAGCAGCAGCGCCGACGCGTGCCTGAGCATCGTCCACAGCCTGATGTGTCACCGTCAGGGCGCAGAGAACGAAGGCTTCGCCAAGCGAGCCATTGAGAGTCTGGTGAAGAaactgaaggagaagaaagatgaGCTGGACTCGCTCATCACCGCCGTCACCACCAACGGAGTCCATCCCAGTAAGTGTGTGACCATCCAGAGGACGCTGGACGGACGGCTGCAG gtagCAGGGAGGAAGGGTTTCCCTCATGTGATCTACGCCCGTCTGTGGCGTTGGCCCGACCTCCATAAGAACGAGCTCAAACACGTGAAGTTCTGTCAGTTCGCCTTCGACCTGAAGTACgacagcgtgtgtgtgaacCCCTACCACTACGAGCGGGTGGCGTCCCCCGCCACAG GTCCTCAGGTTCTGGTGAAGGAGGAGTTCATGCAGGACTGTCTGCAGATCGACCTGCCCCCCCACGCTGACCCGTACAGCCAGCCCCGCCCTGTCAGCATGTATCCCAGCAtgcccctctctcctctcg GCAGCAGCTCCATGACGAGGGGTGCCGGGGCGGCCGTAcctggtggaggtggtgaggGTCCAGGCCTCCTTCAGATTGCTCCACCTTCAAACCATGGAGGCCACGCCTCCCCACCTCACCCAAACCCCTCCCACACCCCCCAGcctcctcacccctccacccctACCTCCCCACAGAGCCCCGAGTACAGCAGCCCCCCCAACACTG ccACCTGGTCAGGTAATAGCTCCGCCCCCTACAGCCCTGCAGGACCTCACCAGAGTGGGCGGAGCCACCAGCAGCTCCCtgtacatcatcatcaccacgcCCCCAACACTCACTTCT ggtcGCAGCATCACAGCACAGCTCCATATCCACAGCCAGTGTCCAACCACCCAG gtcCAGAGTTCTGGTGTTCCATCTCGTACTTTGAGTTGGACGTTCAGGTCGGGGAGATGTTTAAGGTTCAGTCCAGCTGTCCTCTGGTGACGGTGGACGGATATGTGGACCCCTCAGGAGGAGACCGGTTCTGTTTGGGACAGCTGAGTAATGTCCACCGCACCGCTGCCAGCCACCGTGCCAG GCTCCACATTGGTCGGGGGGTTCAGCTGGAGTGTCGGGGGGAGGGGGACATTTGGATGCGTTGCCTTAGCGACCACTCCGTGTTCGTCCAGAGCTTCTACCTGGACCGTGAGGCGGGTCGAGCTCCGGGTGACGGAGTGCACAAGATTTACCCCGGAGCGCACATCAAG GTGTTCGATCTCCGGCAGTGTCACCGTCAGATGCAGCAGCAGGCGGTGGCAGCTCAGGCGGCCGTGGTGACTCAGGCGGCAGCGGTCGCCGGTGCAATTCCCGGGCCAAACAGTGTGGGAGGGATCGCCCCTGCCATCA gTGTGTGCTCAGCAGCAGGTCTGGGTGTGGACGACCTGCGGCGGCTCTGTATCGTGCGTCTGAGCTTTGTTAAGGGGTGGGGCTGTGATTACCCTCGTCAGAGCATCAAGGACACCCCCTGCTGGCTGGAGGTGCACCTGCACCGAGCACTTCAGCTGCTCGACCAG GTGCTGGAGCTGGTGGTGGATAACTGTCGCTCCTCTGATGGAGACGTTGAAGGAGTGACGGAGGAGTACAAACACCTGGAGATCCTCAGCATGGTGAACGTCGGACTCACGTCGCTCTGCAAGCTGCCGCCACTGCCCAAACTACGCAag ctggAGGTCAGTGATAACGGCGTCGTTGGCGGTCTGGACTCGTTGGCGGAGAAATGTCCGAACCTGACGTACCTGAACCTGAGCGGGAACAAGATCAAAGAGCTCAGCACCATCCAGGTCCTG aacCTGAAGAACCTGAAGAGTCTGGACCTGTACAGCTGTGAGGTTTCGACTCTGGAGGACTACAGGGAGAGCGTGTTCGAGCTGCTGCCTCAGCTCAGCTACCTGGACGGGTACGACCAGGAGGACAACGAGGTGCCGGACTCCGAGGGCGACAACG ACGATGACGATGAGGCCGGTCCACCTGGAGACGacgatgatgaggaggatgaagatgaggaggatgatgatgaaggctCTGAGGAGGACGAGGTGGGCCTGTCGTACCTCATGAAGGAGGGCATCCAG GATGAAGAGGACGATGGAGACtacgtggaggaggaggaggaggacgaagaggaggaggaggacggag ATGATGCTGCAGGTGTGCGAGGcgagaagaggaaaagagacgCCGAGGACGAAggtgacgacgacgacgacgacgaatAA
- the LOC104937277 gene encoding mothers against decapentaplegic homolog 4 isoform X1, which produces MSVLAPPPSSSADACLSIVHSLMCHRQGAENEGFAKRAIESLVKKLKEKKDELDSLITAVTTNGVHPSKCVTIQRTLDGRLQVAGRKGFPHVIYARLWRWPDLHKNELKHVKFCQFAFDLKYDSVCVNPYHYERVASPATGPQVLVKEEFMQDCLQIDLPPHADPYSQPRPVSMYPSMPLSPLGSSSMTRGAGAAVPGGGGEGPGLLQIAPPSNHGGHASPPHPNPSHTPQPPHPSTPTSPQSPEYSSPPNTATWSGNSSAPYSPAGPHQSGRSHQQLPVHHHHHAPNTHFWSQHHSTAPYPQPVSNHPGPEFWCSISYFELDVQVGEMFKVQSSCPLVTVDGYVDPSGGDRFCLGQLSNVHRTAASHRARLHIGRGVQLECRGEGDIWMRCLSDHSVFVQSFYLDREAGRAPGDGVHKIYPGAHIKVFDLRQCHRQMQQQAVAAQAAVVTQAAAVAGAIPGPNSVGGIAPAISVCSAAGLGVDDLRRLCIVRLSFVKGWGCDYPRQSIKDTPCWLEVHLHRALQLLDQVLELVVDNCRSSDGDVEGVTEEYKHLEILSMVNVGLTSLCKLPPLPKLRKLEVSDNGVVGGLDSLAEKCPNLTYLNLSGNKIKELSTIQVLQNLKNLKSLDLYSCEVSTLEDYRESVFELLPQLSYLDGYDQEDNEVPDSEGDNDDDDEAGPPGDDDDEEDEDEEDDDEGSEEDEVGLSYLMKEGIQDEEDDGDYVEEEEEDEEEEEDGDDAAGVRGEKRKRDAEDEGDDDDDDE; this is translated from the exons ATGTCTGTGCTGGCCCCACCCCCCAGCAGCAGCGCCGACGCGTGCCTGAGCATCGTCCACAGCCTGATGTGTCACCGTCAGGGCGCAGAGAACGAAGGCTTCGCCAAGCGAGCCATTGAGAGTCTGGTGAAGAaactgaaggagaagaaagatgaGCTGGACTCGCTCATCACCGCCGTCACCACCAACGGAGTCCATCCCAGTAAGTGTGTGACCATCCAGAGGACGCTGGACGGACGGCTGCAG gtagCAGGGAGGAAGGGTTTCCCTCATGTGATCTACGCCCGTCTGTGGCGTTGGCCCGACCTCCATAAGAACGAGCTCAAACACGTGAAGTTCTGTCAGTTCGCCTTCGACCTGAAGTACgacagcgtgtgtgtgaacCCCTACCACTACGAGCGGGTGGCGTCCCCCGCCACAG GTCCTCAGGTTCTGGTGAAGGAGGAGTTCATGCAGGACTGTCTGCAGATCGACCTGCCCCCCCACGCTGACCCGTACAGCCAGCCCCGCCCTGTCAGCATGTATCCCAGCAtgcccctctctcctctcg GCAGCAGCTCCATGACGAGGGGTGCCGGGGCGGCCGTAcctggtggaggtggtgaggGTCCAGGCCTCCTTCAGATTGCTCCACCTTCAAACCATGGAGGCCACGCCTCCCCACCTCACCCAAACCCCTCCCACACCCCCCAGcctcctcacccctccacccctACCTCCCCACAGAGCCCCGAGTACAGCAGCCCCCCCAACACTG ccACCTGGTCAGGTAATAGCTCCGCCCCCTACAGCCCTGCAGGACCTCACCAGAGTGGGCGGAGCCACCAGCAGCTCCCtgtacatcatcatcaccacgcCCCCAACACTCACTTCT ggtcGCAGCATCACAGCACAGCTCCATATCCACAGCCAGTGTCCAACCACCCAG gtcCAGAGTTCTGGTGTTCCATCTCGTACTTTGAGTTGGACGTTCAGGTCGGGGAGATGTTTAAGGTTCAGTCCAGCTGTCCTCTGGTGACGGTGGACGGATATGTGGACCCCTCAGGAGGAGACCGGTTCTGTTTGGGACAGCTGAGTAATGTCCACCGCACCGCTGCCAGCCACCGTGCCAG GCTCCACATTGGTCGGGGGGTTCAGCTGGAGTGTCGGGGGGAGGGGGACATTTGGATGCGTTGCCTTAGCGACCACTCCGTGTTCGTCCAGAGCTTCTACCTGGACCGTGAGGCGGGTCGAGCTCCGGGTGACGGAGTGCACAAGATTTACCCCGGAGCGCACATCAAG GTGTTCGATCTCCGGCAGTGTCACCGTCAGATGCAGCAGCAGGCGGTGGCAGCTCAGGCGGCCGTGGTGACTCAGGCGGCAGCGGTCGCCGGTGCAATTCCCGGGCCAAACAGTGTGGGAGGGATCGCCCCTGCCATCA gTGTGTGCTCAGCAGCAGGTCTGGGTGTGGACGACCTGCGGCGGCTCTGTATCGTGCGTCTGAGCTTTGTTAAGGGGTGGGGCTGTGATTACCCTCGTCAGAGCATCAAGGACACCCCCTGCTGGCTGGAGGTGCACCTGCACCGAGCACTTCAGCTGCTCGACCAG GTGCTGGAGCTGGTGGTGGATAACTGTCGCTCCTCTGATGGAGACGTTGAAGGAGTGACGGAGGAGTACAAACACCTGGAGATCCTCAGCATGGTGAACGTCGGACTCACGTCGCTCTGCAAGCTGCCGCCACTGCCCAAACTACGCAag ctggAGGTCAGTGATAACGGCGTCGTTGGCGGTCTGGACTCGTTGGCGGAGAAATGTCCGAACCTGACGTACCTGAACCTGAGCGGGAACAAGATCAAAGAGCTCAGCACCATCCAGGTCCTG cagaacCTGAAGAACCTGAAGAGTCTGGACCTGTACAGCTGTGAGGTTTCGACTCTGGAGGACTACAGGGAGAGCGTGTTCGAGCTGCTGCCTCAGCTCAGCTACCTGGACGGGTACGACCAGGAGGACAACGAGGTGCCGGACTCCGAGGGCGACAACG ACGATGACGATGAGGCCGGTCCACCTGGAGACGacgatgatgaggaggatgaagatgaggaggatgatgatgaaggctCTGAGGAGGACGAGGTGGGCCTGTCGTACCTCATGAAGGAGGGCATCCAG GATGAAGAGGACGATGGAGACtacgtggaggaggaggaggaggacgaagaggaggaggaggacggag ATGATGCTGCAGGTGTGCGAGGcgagaagaggaaaagagacgCCGAGGACGAAggtgacgacgacgacgacgacgaatAA
- the LOC109139814 gene encoding uncharacterized protein LOC109139814: MDSSEPGSVFLRSTSAVSLHERFSQVLVDQLTRSRMVTFDPFQLQQRKACDVRPVLRVKKEPPSSPPSLQTRSLSVRRRRRRRRRRSVWARLGWQKVTRRHSACRPKGFWSFRNKYRWSARSTCRRRTPLTLHLQGGGASASRWSDRDVPTRKQLDAQLDRYMSTSKRRLDQQLDDYMSMSRSRLDAELDEYMSMAGQTHLDWD, from the exons ATGGACTCATCAGAACCGGGCTCGGTCTTCCTGAGAAGCACCTCAGCAGTTTCCCTCCACGAGCG GTTCTCTCAGGTGCTGGTGGACCAGCTGACCCGGTCCAGAatggtgacctttgaccccttcCAGTTGCAGCAGAGGAAGGCGTGCGACGTCCGGCCGGTCCTGCGGGTCAAGAAAGAGCCGCCATCATCGCCGCCCAGCCTGCAG ACTCGCAGCTtgtctgtgaggaggaggaggaggaggaggaggaggaggagtgtgtgggCTCGGCTCGGCTGGCAGAAGGTGACCCGGCGCCACTCGGCCTGCAGACCCAAAGGGTTCTGGAGCTTCAGGAACAAATACAGGTGGAGCGCCAGGTCCACCTGCAGGA GACGAACGCCGCTCACCCTGCACCTGCAGGGGGGCGGGGCCTCTGCCTCCAGGTGGTCTGACAGAGACGTCCCAACCAGGAAGCAGCTGGATGCACAGCTGGACCGGTACATGTCCACGTCCAAGAGGCGGCTGGACCAGCAGCTGGACGACTACATGTCCATGTCCAGGAGCCGGCTGGACGCCGAGCTGGACGAGTACATGTCGATGGCCGGACAGACACACCTGGACTGGGACTGA